Below is a window of Macadamia integrifolia cultivar HAES 741 chromosome 8, SCU_Mint_v3, whole genome shotgun sequence DNA.
TTTacctcttatttttcttccgtaagattttttctatattttatcaTTTAAATGTGGTTTCAATCATTAAACTTCAGTTTTGCTTATTAGAGTCCAACATCCttgtctttttttctcctttcgcTTTAAATTTTTGGTGTGTGGCACTGGCAGGAGTCCAGGACCATACACTCCTGTTGTATATGCAGGCAACATACTGGAGTAGATCATTGTTTGGTTGAGGATGCATAGTAACCTATTAATTCTCACAGTATTTTGTGCCTCTTACAGGCtcgtttttattattatatttttatatatatttagttATGTAGTGGGAAAACCCTTCTTGAAAGTAAAATGTTGTTCTTGGTAACAAAATCTGACCCTAGATTTCTTACAGAAGACAAAATCTGGattcatatttttgtttttcagcaAGTTCAATAGTTTATAATTTCTGCTTGCTGTTTGCTTTAGCCTGTATGTTATTCCACTCATTGTGTTCCATCATGGTGGATCTTTGTAATATCTGTAATTCTTTGACAGGTTTCCGCAGCTATTAATTTTGATGCTGGGATAGTTTCTTGTCTGGAATATTTGGAAGCAGCCCCATGGTCCGAGGATGAAGAGGAGAAAGTTATATCTCACCTCACTCAACTCCAGCTTCATGATTCAGTCACAGAAGTTCTGCAAAGAATTTCAGTAGAGCCTTCTAGTTCAGCTGGATCTGATGAGATCTTCATGCGACTCCTCAGCAGTGTTCTACAAGCCAAGGATGATAAAGCCCGACGAGAAATGAAGACTCTGGTATCTGGTCTGCTCAGAGAGGACACCATTGCTCACAGCAAGCGTAACAGGGTTGATGTATCTCGAGAAACCCTCTACCATCTGTGCCACGGATGCCTTAGTTCTCTTGTACTTTGTTTATCTGAAGCTGCAAGCTTGGATGAGAGCAGGCGGGATCGAGGAGTGCTAATGGGTGAGATTGCTCGAGAAGCTGACAATATGCAATGGATTACTGGTATTCTGATTGAAAAGAAGATAGCCAACGAGTTTGTGACATTGTGGGCAGATCAGAAAGAGCTTGCTATCCTTCATTCGAAGATCCCCTCAATGTATCGGTATGAAATTAGCAGGATCACCGCTCAGCTGTGTATTGCAGTTGGGAGAGGGCAAATCTTGTTGCCAAAAGATGCTAGATATTCTTTGCTATCAACATGGTTGGAAGCTCTATATGAAGACTTTGGATGGATGAGGAGAGCTTGTAGATCAGTTGATAAGAAATTGGTGGAGGATGGATTGAGTCAGATGATTCTTACATTGCCACTATCACAGCAGCAGGCTATATTATTGAATTGGTTTGACCGATTCTTGAACAAAGGAGATGATTGCCCCAATATCCAGAGAGCATTTGAGGTCTGGTGGAGAAGAGCTTTCATCAGGCAATATGTGACCGATCAGGATCACTCGAATTTACAGATTGCCGTCTGTGATGATCCTACCTAAAGGTAAGCAAGCTGGCCATTTCAAATTCATCCTAGGCTAGCTCTAGTTAACTAGACAATCATTACCTTATTTTACTGTAACTTGTTATCCTCTCTTTGCTGCTGTGTATCATATgcaaaatctatttttttccgGGTGCTTGGGCCTTTTTAAATGGAAACTATGGAATATGTTACGAGAATTATTTGGTTGGATTCATCATGGGCAATTGGTTTACCCAAACCCGCCTAACccaaccaaaaaatgaaaagaatcaATTACA
It encodes the following:
- the LOC122087502 gene encoding BTB/POZ domain-containing protein At5g60050; translated protein: MAAENILKSREVSTMIKQGFIPNPSLCFSPSRMVSRVSPSSSPSNPSPPPAFSDKLRSSPSSLFDMMSDSRRVVDKHQELQKRVSRILAEAPFHNLNGGNVGDVKLTISSKDGFRVSMNVHSRVLAGRSRFFAEKLGQDGDVSHSVEICDCDDVEIYVETVVMMYCDDLKKRLTNEEVRKVLGLLKVSAAINFDAGIVSCLEYLEAAPWSEDEEEKVISHLTQLQLHDSVTEVLQRISVEPSSSAGSDEIFMRLLSSVLQAKDDKARREMKTLVSGLLREDTIAHSKRNRVDVSRETLYHLCHGCLSSLVLCLSEAASLDESRRDRGVLMGEIAREADNMQWITGILIEKKIANEFVTLWADQKELAILHSKIPSMYRYEISRITAQLCIAVGRGQILLPKDARYSLLSTWLEALYEDFGWMRRACRSVDKKLVEDGLSQMILTLPLSQQQAILLNWFDRFLNKGDDCPNIQRAFEVWWRRAFIRQYVTDQDHSNLQIAVCDDPT